The genomic interval GCCAAGCTCTGCATGCAGAAAATGGAGACGGTCCAAGACTACTCGGCCAAGATGGTCAAGCGAGAGCGGATCGACGGCACGCTTTCGGACTACGAATACATGTTTGTGAAGGTGCGACATGAGCCGTTCAGCGTTTACGTCTCGTTCCTTGGACCTGCCCGCGTCAAAGGGCAGGAGGCTCTTTTCGTCCAGGGCCGCAACGAAGGCAACCTGCTGGGTCACGCCAACGGCATGCGGAAAATCTTCGGCACCGTCTCGCTCAAGCCCGACAGCATGCTGGCCATGGCCGGCAACCGCTACCCGATCACCGAGATGGGCATCAAGCGTCTCACCGAGCGGCTGATCGAGGTGGGCGAGCACGACGCGCAGTTCGGCGAGTGCGAGGTGCAGGCCTTCCCCAACACGAAGATCAACGGCCGCGAGTGCGTCTGTTTGCAGGTGCTGCATCCGCTGCCGCGCAAGGAGTTCCTCTTTCACAAGGCGAAGATTTACGTCGACAGCCAGCACAACGTGCCCGTGCGGTATGAAGCTTACGATTGGCCGCGCGAGGCCGGCGGCGAGCCGCCGCTGTTGGAGGAATACACCTATCTCGACCTGAAGCTCAACAACGGCTTCACCGACCGCGATTTCGACGCGTCGAACCCGGTGTATCAGTTCCGGTAGAATGCAGTGTTCCGCTAGAATGCTCTCTATGAGCATCGACCTTAGAAACGAATTGCGCAGGGTTTTAAACGCAGCGGTCCCATTCGAGACCAATTGGCGAATCCTTCGTTCGCTCAGGGAGCGGGGCATCGAAGCCGACGACGTCCAGTCGACGCTTGAATCGATGTACCAAGAAACAAACGACGAACACAGCTAAGAGCGAATCGCCGATTTGCTCGACTGCGTCGTGGGGTGGTGCAGCCCGGAGTTCGCGGTCT from Pirellulales bacterium carries:
- a CDS encoding DUF1571 domain-containing protein; the encoded protein is MRTKTSSARRAIALALACSGLWRAPVFAQESSTPGRSVYDRRPAAKAMPAEPRRLPTSQAGKSVERGIGRPRRARGYLSQAPSGPPRTTSRAQPAVQRAVPTPTSVAGRVVPAFFPAPIAGVEPPKTIDASTNASQQIALQLNSAAPGEHKLLPAVRWAKLCMQKMETVQDYSAKMVKRERIDGTLSDYEYMFVKVRHEPFSVYVSFLGPARVKGQEALFVQGRNEGNLLGHANGMRKIFGTVSLKPDSMLAMAGNRYPITEMGIKRLTERLIEVGEHDAQFGECEVQAFPNTKINGRECVCLQVLHPLPRKEFLFHKAKIYVDSQHNVPVRYEAYDWPREAGGEPPLLEEYTYLDLKLNNGFTDRDFDASNPVYQFR